From a single Stackebrandtia endophytica genomic region:
- a CDS encoding DUF2516 family protein: MNNFALTFEGYSTMVILAVVGLLTVVALVHCAIQRPDAFPTAGPLSKGVWLAILAGTLLLTTLGFGGGGLGIFGIIGLIAALVYLLDIRPALKDAGSNPW, from the coding sequence ATGAACAACTTCGCGTTGACGTTCGAGGGTTACTCGACCATGGTGATCCTGGCCGTCGTCGGCCTGCTCACGGTGGTCGCACTCGTGCACTGCGCGATTCAACGACCCGACGCGTTCCCCACCGCCGGCCCACTGAGCAAAGGCGTCTGGCTGGCGATCCTGGCCGGAACCCTGCTGCTGACCACCCTGGGCTTCGGGGGCGGTGGCCTCGGGATCTTCGGAATCATCGGCCTGATCGCGGCACTGGTGTACCTGCTGGACATCCGACCTGCCCTCAAAGACGCCGGCTCCAACCCCTGGTGA
- a CDS encoding lysophospholipid acyltransferase family protein — protein MRSCRCWGIPTPTTRGHPFWTECATRSARREPTVSDNDRVAHHLEELYQLFSRRLAGDYEVDEFGFDTELTEKFTLPALRPLYRKWFRVETLGIEHVPDKGAALLVGNHSGTIAVDAMMLQLALFDEHPASRHLRLLAADFVFKTPLLGEYARKTGATLASNPDAERLLRAGEVLGVFPEGVKGTGKPVWERYKLKRFGRGGFVSTALATETPIIPVSIVGAEEIYPILGDIPVLARLFGIPYFPITPTFPFLGPLGAVPLPSKWIIQFGEPISTEGMSELADDPMEVFNLADRVKETIQQTLHSLLKQRGGAFQ, from the coding sequence ATGCGCTCATGTCGGTGCTGGGGGATCCCGACGCCAACGACACGGGGCCATCCTTTCTGGACCGAGTGCGCGACACGATCGGCACGAAGGGAACCGACAGTGAGCGATAACGATCGCGTCGCCCACCACTTGGAAGAGCTCTACCAGTTGTTCTCCCGTCGACTCGCCGGAGACTACGAGGTCGACGAGTTCGGATTCGACACCGAACTCACCGAGAAGTTCACGCTGCCGGCATTGCGTCCGCTGTACCGCAAGTGGTTCCGCGTCGAGACCCTCGGCATCGAACACGTCCCCGACAAGGGCGCGGCACTACTGGTGGGCAACCACTCCGGCACCATCGCCGTTGACGCGATGATGCTGCAACTGGCGTTGTTCGACGAGCACCCCGCCAGCCGTCACCTGCGGCTGTTGGCCGCCGACTTCGTGTTCAAGACGCCCCTGCTGGGCGAGTACGCCCGCAAAACCGGGGCGACCCTGGCGTCCAACCCCGACGCCGAACGCCTGTTGCGCGCCGGTGAGGTCCTCGGCGTGTTCCCCGAAGGCGTCAAGGGCACCGGAAAACCGGTGTGGGAACGCTACAAACTGAAGCGGTTCGGTCGAGGCGGCTTCGTCTCCACCGCGTTGGCCACCGAAACACCGATCATCCCGGTATCGATCGTGGGCGCCGAGGAGATCTACCCGATCCTGGGCGACATACCGGTCCTGGCACGCCTGTTCGGTATTCCGTACTTCCCGATCACTCCGACGTTCCCGTTCCTGGGACCGTTGGGCGCGGTGCCGTTGCCCAGCAAATGGATCATCCAGTTCGGCGAACCGATCAGCACCGAGGGGATGTCGGAGTTGGCCGACGACCCCATGGAGGTGTTCAACCTCGCCGACCGGGTCAAGGAAACCATCCAGCAGACCCTGCATTCGCTGCTCAAACAGCGAGGCGGAGCGTTTCAGTAG
- a CDS encoding NAD-dependent epimerase/dehydratase family protein translates to MPDHNAASAAEESTWAERPHKTTVMVTGADRYLGGRLIELLAADERVSEVIGVETGALHNGTLSRILNRSKVDTVVHAAVAASAVRSGGRSAQKESNVIGTMHLLAACQRSPAVRRLVIKSSVAAYGASARDPAIFTEETELRAAPRGEFASDIAEVEAYTRGFARRRPDVTVSVLRLAPLLGPTSDTSLTRYFSLPVVPTVLGFDPRVQFLHIEDALDVLHLVTLDDRTGPAGRPEVFNVAGPGVLLLSQAIRRAGRVAAPTPEAVLRAVATAARGRNIVDFSLDQLDFLRFGRVVDVGKLTEFFNITPRPTADAFADFVAGHALMSVLGDPDANDTGPSFLDRVRDTIGTKGTDSER, encoded by the coding sequence ATGCCCGACCACAACGCGGCGTCCGCCGCTGAAGAGTCAACCTGGGCCGAGCGGCCGCACAAGACCACGGTCATGGTCACCGGGGCCGACCGCTATCTCGGCGGTCGGCTCATCGAGCTGTTGGCCGCCGACGAGCGGGTCTCCGAAGTCATCGGCGTGGAAACCGGCGCGCTGCACAACGGGACGCTGAGTCGCATCCTCAACCGCTCGAAGGTCGACACGGTCGTGCACGCCGCCGTCGCCGCCTCGGCGGTGCGATCCGGTGGCCGCAGTGCCCAGAAGGAATCGAACGTCATCGGGACGATGCACCTGTTGGCCGCGTGTCAGCGCAGCCCTGCGGTGCGTCGTCTGGTGATCAAGTCGTCGGTCGCCGCCTACGGCGCATCGGCGCGAGACCCTGCCATCTTCACCGAGGAAACCGAACTGCGCGCGGCACCGCGCGGCGAGTTCGCCTCGGACATCGCGGAGGTCGAGGCGTACACGCGCGGTTTCGCACGGCGCCGACCCGACGTCACCGTGTCGGTGCTGCGCCTGGCACCGCTGCTCGGGCCGACCTCCGACACCTCGTTGACCCGCTACTTCTCGCTGCCGGTGGTGCCCACCGTGTTGGGCTTCGACCCCCGGGTCCAGTTCCTGCACATCGAGGACGCCCTGGACGTGCTGCATCTGGTCACCCTGGACGACCGGACCGGACCCGCCGGGCGACCCGAGGTCTTCAACGTCGCGGGCCCCGGCGTACTGCTGCTGTCACAGGCGATCCGCCGCGCGGGCCGGGTGGCCGCACCGACGCCGGAGGCCGTGCTGCGAGCCGTCGCCACCGCCGCCCGGGGCCGCAACATCGTGGACTTCTCCCTCGACCAACTGGATTTTCTGCGCTTCGGCCGCGTCGTCGACGTCGGAAAGCTGACCGAGTTCTTTAACATCACACCCCGACCGACCGCCGACGCGTTCGCCGATTTCGTCGCGGGCCATGCGCTCATGTCGGTGCTGGGGGATCCCGACGCCAACGACACGGGGCCATCCTTTCTGGACCGAGTGCGCGACACGATCGGCACGAAGGGAACCGACAGTGAGCGATAA
- a CDS encoding 30S ribosomal protein bS22 has product MGSVVKKRRKRMAKKKHRKLLRRTRVQRRRQGK; this is encoded by the coding sequence ATGGGTTCGGTCGTCAAGAAGCGGCGCAAGCGCATGGCGAAGAAGAAGCACCGCAAGCTGCTGCGCCGTACTCGCGTTCAACGCCGTCGTCAAGGCAAGTAA
- a CDS encoding excisionase family DNA-binding protein, whose protein sequence is MGSRSLLEEVKFLTVAEVASLMRVSKMTVYRLVHAGDLAAVRVGRSFRVPENAVQDYLAATFKDGA, encoded by the coding sequence ATGGGTTCACGCAGTCTTCTCGAAGAGGTCAAGTTCCTGACCGTCGCCGAGGTGGCATCCCTTATGCGGGTCTCCAAGATGACGGTCTACCGGCTGGTGCACGCCGGTGATCTAGCCGCCGTCCGGGTGGGCCGGTCATTTCGGGTGCCGGAGAACGCCGTCCAGGACTACCTGGCGGCGACCTTCAAGGACGGAGCGTAG